A window of Staphylococcus sp. 17KM0847 contains these coding sequences:
- a CDS encoding monovalent cation/H+ antiporter complex subunit F, translated as MITVWTQFFLSGALVLFAISLVVVLFRLIKGPTTADRVVAFDAMSAILMSTVGVLSLLFGTFSFLDSVLLIAIISFLSSITVSRFIERGNVFNGNNKRDH; from the coding sequence ATGATAACGGTTTGGACACAATTTTTTCTATCAGGTGCCCTAGTGTTGTTTGCGATTTCTTTAGTTGTTGTATTATTTCGTCTGATTAAAGGACCTACCACTGCAGATAGAGTTGTTGCATTTGATGCCATGAGTGCTATCTTAATGTCGACAGTAGGTGTACTCAGTTTGTTATTTGGAACGTTTTCATTTTTGGACTCTGTCTTATTAATTGCAATTATTTCATTTTTAAGTTCGATTACAGTTTCTCGCTTCATTGAAAGGGGGAACGTGTTTAATGGCAACAATAAACGAGATCATTAA
- the mnhB2 gene encoding Na+/H+ antiporter Mnh2 subunit B — MKENDLVLKTVTRVVVFIILTFGFYLFFAGHNNPGGGFIAGLVISSAFILMFLAYDVAKVLEALPIDFRQLMIIGAFVSLATAVTPVFFGKNVLYQADWYVHFPYFGEVHISTITLFELGIVLVVVGVVVTTILSLSGGRS, encoded by the coding sequence ATGAAAGAGAATGATTTAGTGCTAAAAACTGTAACACGTGTAGTTGTCTTCATCATTTTAACATTTGGCTTCTACCTCTTCTTTGCTGGACATAATAATCCGGGCGGTGGTTTTATTGCAGGTCTTGTGATTAGTTCTGCATTCATCTTAATGTTTTTAGCTTACGATGTTGCAAAAGTTTTAGAAGCACTGCCAATAGATTTTCGACAACTCATGATTATAGGTGCTTTTGTATCCTTAGCTACGGCAGTGACACCCGTATTTTTTGGTAAAAACGTACTTTATCAAGCAGACTGGTATGTTCATTTTCCATATTTTGGAGAGGTCCATATCTCTACAATTACACTGTTTGAGTTAGGGATTGTCCTCGTTGTTGTTGGTGTTGTAGTCACAACGATTCTATCACTAAGTGGAGGGCGATCATGA
- a CDS encoding DUF1659 domain-containing protein — protein MTATKLSIILTQNIVTSEGKVTKATRKINNLKPSANKADIQVFAETIEALTGENYDTIEIVKTEAINE, from the coding sequence ATGACTGCTACGAAACTTTCAATTATTTTGACACAAAATATTGTTACATCAGAAGGTAAAGTAACAAAGGCCACACGCAAAATTAACAACTTGAAGCCAAGTGCTAACAAAGCGGATATTCAAGTATTTGCCGAAACGATTGAAGCACTTACAGGTGAAAATTACGACACTATTGAAATTGTAAAAACAGAAGCCATAAACGAATAG
- a CDS encoding metal ABC transporter permease, with product MSFIQHLFEYQFLSRAMLTAIWVGIVCGIVGCFIILRGLSLMGDAMSHAVLPGVALSFWLNIPMFIGALITGMLSSILIGYISDTSKTKKDAAIGITFTTFLALGIVLISVIHSATDLYHILFGNILAITQGAFYTTFIVSIIVITLIIILYRPLKMSTFDPIFSRMSGLNTTVIHYFVMLLLALVIVASVQTVGVILVVALLITPASTAYLITKKLSTMMAVSSLFSVISATVGIYFSFKFNLPSGAVIVLVASSLYAMTFIITKYIHLPHKGGYTST from the coding sequence ATGTCATTCATTCAACATCTCTTTGAATATCAATTTTTATCACGTGCAATGTTAACAGCTATATGGGTTGGTATTGTATGTGGGATTGTAGGTTGTTTCATTATTTTAAGAGGCTTATCTTTAATGGGGGATGCAATGAGTCATGCCGTCTTACCAGGTGTTGCTCTATCTTTTTGGCTCAATATTCCTATGTTTATTGGTGCTTTAATCACAGGTATGCTGAGTAGTATACTTATTGGCTATATCTCAGATACATCTAAAACTAAAAAAGATGCTGCAATTGGAATTACATTCACAACTTTTTTGGCGTTAGGTATTGTTCTTATTAGTGTCATTCACAGTGCGACTGACCTATACCATATTTTATTCGGCAATATATTAGCGATTACACAAGGTGCTTTCTATACAACTTTTATTGTTAGTATTATTGTTATCACACTTATTATCATTTTGTATCGACCACTTAAAATGTCAACATTTGATCCTATATTCAGTCGAATGAGTGGTCTAAATACGACAGTCATTCACTACTTTGTCATGTTACTCTTAGCCCTTGTTATTGTTGCAAGTGTTCAGACTGTTGGTGTTATTTTAGTAGTTGCTTTATTAATCACTCCAGCATCAACGGCTTATCTCATTACAAAAAAATTATCTACAATGATGGCTGTATCAAGTCTATTCAGTGTAATTAGCGCAACAGTAGGTATTTATTTTAGCTTTAAATTCAATCTTCCAAGTGGTGCGGTTATTGTTTTAGTCGCTTCATCACTTTATGCTATGACATTTATTATTACAAAATATATTCATTTACCTCACAAAGGAGGGTACACATCAACATGA
- a CDS encoding tyrosine-type recombinase/integrase yields MNCVDPIREREDIQKMYMFLRTQSMRDYLLFKLAIHTGVKLNVLLNLTVYDVLDEAYDIVVGWKTCETQGICVVLPERLREELKAYIVAEHLEVEDLLFQSKRTKKGLSRQQAYRIIHAAAVHLGIPHIGLTTLRKTFAYHTYRSGISITTIQKYLGHQTVQETWKFIGVDRKAINTIIALDL; encoded by the coding sequence ATGAATTGTGTGGATCCGATAAGAGAGAGAGAAGATATTCAGAAAATGTATATGTTTTTAAGAACCCAATCAATGCGTGATTATCTATTATTTAAACTTGCTATTCATACAGGCGTTAAATTGAATGTACTGTTGAATTTAACTGTGTATGACGTATTGGATGAGGCTTATGATATAGTAGTAGGTTGGAAAACTTGTGAAACTCAAGGTATCTGTGTGGTATTACCTGAGAGGTTACGTGAAGAACTAAAAGCATATATTGTTGCAGAACATTTAGAAGTGGAAGATTTATTGTTCCAATCTAAAAGGACGAAGAAGGGATTGAGTCGGCAACAAGCTTATCGCATTATACATGCAGCGGCGGTTCATCTCGGTATCCCACACATAGGGTTAACGACATTGCGCAAAACATTTGCATATCATACATATCGCTCTGGTATATCTATTACAACGATTCAGAAATATTTAGGACATCAAACAGTCCAAGAAACCTGGAAATTTATCGGAGTAGACAGAAAAGCTATAAATACGATAATTGCTCTTGATTTATAA
- a CDS encoding Na+/H+ antiporter subunit G, protein MATINEIIKLFAALFVFAGSIIALISAVGLVRFKDVFLRIHAATKASTAAVLLTLIGVFIYFIVSQGYVSVRTLLALVFINITSPVGGHLVSRAAYRTGAYMYQKHSNTEGADLNKDDVDKETQRQLRIAKRAKRRKKIYSRLDQD, encoded by the coding sequence ATGGCAACAATAAACGAGATCATTAAACTTTTTGCGGCCCTCTTTGTATTTGCGGGGAGTATTATTGCTTTAATCAGCGCAGTGGGACTTGTACGGTTTAAAGATGTTTTCTTACGCATTCACGCTGCGACAAAAGCCTCTACGGCAGCAGTCTTATTAACATTAATCGGTGTATTTATTTATTTTATTGTGTCACAAGGATATGTTAGCGTTCGAACGTTACTTGCTTTAGTATTTATTAACATCACGTCACCGGTAGGAGGGCACCTCGTTTCACGTGCAGCTTATCGAACGGGAGCATATATGTATCAAAAACATTCAAATACTGAAGGCGCAGATTTGAATAAAGATGACGTCGACAAAGAAACACAGCGTCAGTTGCGAATAGCTAAACGAGCCAAAAGACGAAAAAAAATCTATTCACGTTTGGATCAAGATTAA
- a CDS encoding Na+/H+ antiporter subunit D: MNDNILALPLLLPLIGALIMGMLNRQVRLARRLSLFVLFVSFVISLCMLVYVIRHTPIVLDFSGWPAPFGIQYVGDPLSLLLVTTTFFVVLMIVAFGFGRGEKRASRYYLPSFILFLTTGVVGSFLTSDLFNLYVMFEIMLLASFVLITLGQSVEQLRASIIYVVLNVLGSWIFLVGIGMLYRQVGTLNYTHIAIRIQEIDDPTALHLVAMSFIVAFGSKAALVLFMWLPKAYAVLNTELAALFASLMTKVGAYALIRFFTLIFNQSGDVVEPLLVMMACITMVIGAVGTIAYRDIKKIAAYQVILSIGFVVFGLGTNTVDGINGAIFYLMNDIIVKALLFFIIGIIVYTTGYRQYRYLQGLARKEPWLGVAFIVVTLAIGGVPPFSGFPGKLLIFLGAIEHQHYIGLVLMIITSLIGMYSLFRIFFYMYAGDASKGAIVDYKPIKPIRKQIVLFLTAITLVIGLMAPVIFKATDLATKMNMDVQVYEKMVNPELRGGH, encoded by the coding sequence ATGAATGATAATATATTAGCCTTACCCCTCCTCTTACCACTTATTGGTGCATTGATTATGGGGATGCTGAATAGGCAAGTGCGGCTAGCGAGACGTTTGTCATTATTTGTGTTATTCGTATCATTTGTGATATCGCTATGTATGTTGGTTTATGTAATACGTCATACCCCTATTGTTCTTGACTTTTCAGGCTGGCCTGCTCCGTTCGGTATTCAATATGTTGGAGATCCATTGAGTTTATTGCTTGTTACTACAACGTTTTTTGTGGTGCTTATGATTGTAGCATTCGGCTTTGGACGTGGTGAAAAAAGAGCAAGTCGTTATTATTTACCATCTTTTATTTTATTTCTTACAACAGGTGTTGTTGGTTCATTTTTAACATCGGACTTATTTAATCTCTATGTTATGTTTGAGATTATGCTCCTTGCGTCTTTCGTGTTGATTACACTAGGACAATCGGTTGAGCAATTGAGAGCCAGCATTATCTATGTTGTCTTAAATGTTTTAGGCTCATGGATTTTTCTTGTAGGCATTGGTATGCTCTATCGTCAAGTTGGAACATTAAACTATACACATATTGCTATCCGTATTCAAGAAATAGATGATCCGACAGCACTTCATTTAGTAGCGATGTCTTTTATTGTTGCTTTTGGTTCCAAAGCGGCATTAGTATTATTTATGTGGTTACCTAAAGCATATGCTGTTTTGAATACAGAGCTTGCAGCGTTATTTGCGTCTTTAATGACAAAAGTAGGTGCTTATGCATTAATACGATTTTTCACGTTAATATTTAATCAGAGTGGAGATGTTGTAGAACCGCTCCTTGTGATGATGGCATGTATTACGATGGTGATAGGTGCTGTTGGAACGATAGCATATCGAGATATTAAAAAGATTGCTGCATATCAAGTTATTTTGTCTATTGGATTTGTCGTTTTTGGTCTAGGTACAAATACAGTAGACGGTATTAATGGAGCGATTTTCTATTTAATGAATGACATCATTGTTAAAGCATTATTATTCTTTATTATTGGTATTATTGTTTATACAACGGGTTATCGCCAATATCGTTATCTTCAAGGATTGGCACGTAAAGAACCGTGGTTAGGTGTAGCATTTATTGTAGTAACATTAGCAATTGGTGGTGTACCGCCGTTTAGTGGTTTTCCCGGGAAATTATTGATTTTCCTTGGTGCAATAGAACATCAACACTACATAGGTTTAGTATTGATGATCATAACAAGCCTTATAGGTATGTATAGTTTGTTTCGAATCTTCTTCTATATGTATGCCGGAGATGCTTCAAAAGGTGCAATCGTTGATTATAAGCCTATTAAACCGATTCGTAAACAAATTGTCTTATTTTTAACCGCTATTACATTGGTAATTGGGCTAATGGCTCCAGTTATCTTTAAAGCAACAGATCTTGCGACTAAGATGAACATGGATGTACAAGTATATGAGAAAATGGTTAATCCAGAGCTACGAGGGGGTCATTAG
- the sarA gene encoding global transcriptional regulator SarA: MTVSKIKNCFELLSMVTYADRLKSMIKKEFKITFEEFAVLTHLSYQIEAEYYLKDIINNLNYKQPQVVKAVKNLSQNGYFNKRRNEQDERTVLILVDDTQRKKIDALLERVNTKIKETTIKPQ; the protein is encoded by the coding sequence ATGACTGTGTCAAAAATCAAGAACTGCTTTGAACTTTTATCAATGGTAACATATGCTGACAGACTTAAAAGCATGATAAAAAAGGAATTCAAAATTACCTTTGAGGAGTTTGCTGTACTTACACATCTAAGTTATCAAATTGAAGCTGAATATTATTTAAAAGATATTATCAATAATTTAAACTACAAACAACCTCAAGTTGTCAAAGCAGTTAAAAACCTATCACAAAATGGGTATTTTAACAAACGTCGCAATGAGCAAGATGAACGAACTGTATTAATTTTAGTCGATGATACACAACGAAAAAAAATAGATGCTTTATTGGAACGTGTTAATACTAAAATTAAAGAAACGACAATCAAACCACAATAA
- a CDS encoding metal ABC transporter ATP-binding protein, with the protein MLSIKNLNLFLGHKHVLKNITFNLPLHGEIIGIMGPNGSGKSSLMKSIIGEYTANGTITLNNQPIKQSLTDMTYIPQKASLDLDFPINVEDLVLSGCYQEIGWFKRPPKRIKQKREQLLHELSLQNLRKRQLHALSGGQLQRVFIARALMSDSSVYLLDEPFVGIDFKSEDIILKKLMQLKEKGKLILIVHHDLETAQHYFDRILLLNQSVRFLGSATEALNPEHIESVFLSHPYEQESSNTKNKRKELHHVIHSTSL; encoded by the coding sequence ATGTTATCTATAAAAAACTTGAATTTATTTTTAGGACATAAGCACGTTTTGAAAAATATTACTTTCAATTTACCACTCCACGGCGAAATAATCGGTATTATGGGGCCTAACGGCAGTGGTAAGTCGTCATTAATGAAATCCATTATCGGTGAGTATACTGCTAATGGTACCATAACACTCAACAACCAGCCCATCAAACAATCTCTAACTGATATGACATATATTCCACAAAAAGCGTCTCTTGACTTAGACTTCCCTATCAATGTAGAGGATTTAGTACTGTCTGGATGTTATCAAGAAATCGGCTGGTTCAAACGCCCTCCTAAACGTATCAAGCAAAAAAGAGAGCAATTATTACATGAACTGTCCCTTCAAAATTTACGCAAAAGACAACTACATGCCCTTAGTGGTGGACAATTACAACGTGTCTTTATCGCACGTGCCCTTATGTCAGACAGTTCAGTATATTTATTAGACGAACCATTTGTCGGTATTGACTTCAAAAGTGAAGATATTATTTTAAAAAAACTCATGCAATTAAAAGAGAAAGGTAAACTCATTCTTATTGTACATCATGATTTAGAAACAGCTCAGCATTATTTTGATCGTATTCTATTACTCAATCAAAGCGTTCGTTTTTTAGGATCAGCTACTGAAGCGCTAAATCCCGAACACATTGAGTCTGTCTTTCTATCTCATCCCTATGAACAAGAATCCTCTAATACAAAAAATAAAAGAAAGGAACTACATCATGTCATTCATTCAACATCTCTTTGA
- the mntC gene encoding manganese ABC transporter substrate-binding lipoprotein MntC, translated as MKRIFTFLFIAVLLTACNFNHKDTQHHKIKVVTTNSILYDMSKNIAGDHAEIHSIVPIGQDPHEYEIKPKDIQALTDADVVIYNGFNLESGNGWFENALKQANKSIDDPSVIRATEHVKPIYLKEGKHTKQHIDPHAWLSIDNGIQYAKNIQQALIHTDKQHKSDYEKKGNAYIQQLEKLSKESKNKFQDIPKSQRVMITSEGAFKYFAQQYDVTPGYIWEINTENQGTPQQMKQAIDFVKKHRISNLLIETSVNDKSMRSLSEETESSIFGKVYTDSIGKKGSDGDSYYKMMDANISTIHKSMIQNK; from the coding sequence ATTAAACGTATATTCACATTTCTATTCATCGCAGTCCTCTTAACTGCATGTAATTTCAATCATAAAGATACTCAACACCATAAGATAAAAGTCGTCACGACAAATTCGATTTTATATGATATGTCTAAAAATATCGCAGGAGATCATGCAGAAATACACAGTATCGTCCCTATTGGTCAAGATCCTCACGAATATGAAATAAAACCCAAAGACATACAAGCACTCACTGATGCTGATGTTGTGATTTACAACGGCTTTAACCTAGAAAGTGGTAATGGATGGTTTGAGAACGCTTTAAAACAAGCAAATAAATCCATAGATGATCCTTCAGTTATACGTGCAACAGAACATGTTAAACCGATTTATTTGAAAGAAGGAAAACATACAAAGCAGCATATCGACCCACACGCCTGGCTGAGTATCGATAATGGTATACAATATGCTAAAAATATACAACAAGCACTGATCCATACAGATAAGCAGCATAAATCAGATTATGAAAAAAAAGGAAATGCTTATATTCAACAACTTGAAAAGTTAAGTAAAGAGAGTAAAAATAAGTTTCAAGACATTCCAAAATCTCAACGTGTAATGATTACAAGTGAGGGTGCTTTTAAATATTTTGCACAACAATACGATGTCACACCCGGCTATATTTGGGAAATTAATACAGAAAATCAAGGTACACCTCAACAAATGAAACAAGCTATTGATTTTGTAAAGAAACATCGTATCTCAAATCTTTTGATTGAAACGAGTGTAAATGATAAAAGTATGCGCAGTCTTAGTGAAGAAACTGAATCCTCTATTTTTGGAAAGGTATATACAGATTCTATTGGCAAAAAGGGCAGTGATGGCGATTCATACTACAAAATGATGGATGCCAACATTAGCACCATTCATAAAAGTATGATTCAAAATAAATAA
- a CDS encoding DUF2922 domain-containing protein, whose protein sequence is MNSKTLDIIFETEQQKEVKLTLPKIKQLITKELVIAQVEKIIQSKILYTPSGHLVIRAKHAQVTDKTTTILF, encoded by the coding sequence ATGAATTCAAAAACATTAGATATTATTTTTGAAACAGAGCAACAAAAAGAAGTCAAACTCACGCTTCCCAAAATCAAACAACTTATTACAAAAGAGCTGGTCATTGCACAAGTAGAAAAAATCATTCAATCCAAAATTTTGTACACGCCCTCTGGTCACTTAGTCATACGTGCAAAACACGCACAAGTCACTGATAAAACAACAACTATACTTTTTTAA
- a CDS encoding DUF4040 family protein: MFISLLITLLAIMLVLVMMMKWNTKRLPGYVALLAPLVSSAVFIYHIPKVLNHQYVTEVYQWLPAYDINLVLRLDGLSLFFTLLISLIGVAVFFYATQYLSYEKDDLPRFFCYLILFMFSMIGIVLSDNTIILYIFWELTSVSSFLLISYWYDRSESQQGAMTSFMVTVFGGLAMLVGFIMLYVVTGTNTITQQIALREDIATHPLFIPIVVMLLLGAFTKSAQWPFHFWLPKAMAAPTPVSAYLHSATMVKAGIFLLLRFTPILGYSDFYTYTVTFVGLITMIYGSFTAIRQVDLKGILAYSTISQLGMIMSMVGLGGGIAKVTHDGMAEAYAFVLFAAIFHLFNHALFKGALFMGVGLIDHETGTRDIRYLGGLKRHLPLTMVVMLMASLSMAGVPLLNGFISKEMFFDSLVHAYELSAFNKMITVIIAVIGVIASIFTFVYALHMIKATFFGEGQTKQHLHEPKLFILPAVVLAALLPIIFVVPDWIGENLIKPAFTSVVANEKVVQFAPHLAVWHGINLPLILSSIVIMIGLIVLMRLDLSRYFSIKENKWSIPRLFDNSCRSIESYSGWGLRTLMNNRLNSYIIVTFIIYFVINLYALSRVGIPELYRIEVTDYHIFHVLLLITVVVIGVALIFIRQRLTMVILTGGIGYAVTLFFILMRAPDLALTQLVTETITTVLFIVSFSRLPNIPRGQFNIKRESVKIIISLMTALTVISLIFMVQQADALETISVYYHDAYEKSGGKNIVNAILGDFRALDTMAEGLVLIIAGLGIYTLLNYRDRRGQDERE; the protein is encoded by the coding sequence ATGTTTATTAGTCTACTCATTACATTACTTGCGATTATGTTAGTGCTTGTAATGATGATGAAATGGAATACAAAACGGTTACCTGGCTATGTTGCATTGCTTGCGCCACTCGTATCCTCAGCTGTTTTTATTTATCACATTCCTAAAGTACTCAACCATCAGTATGTGACGGAAGTTTATCAATGGTTACCCGCTTATGATATTAACTTAGTACTACGCCTCGATGGTTTGAGCTTATTTTTCACATTGCTTATTTCATTGATTGGTGTTGCTGTCTTCTTTTATGCAACGCAGTATTTATCATATGAAAAAGATGATTTACCTCGATTTTTTTGTTATCTTATTCTATTTATGTTCAGTATGATTGGCATTGTATTGTCTGATAATACAATTATACTTTATATCTTCTGGGAGTTAACAAGTGTTTCGTCATTTTTATTAATTAGTTATTGGTATGACCGCTCAGAAAGTCAACAGGGAGCCATGACATCGTTTATGGTAACCGTATTTGGTGGATTAGCTATGCTTGTTGGCTTTATTATGCTATATGTTGTAACAGGAACAAACACGATCACTCAACAGATAGCACTTCGCGAAGATATTGCGACTCATCCACTCTTTATTCCAATTGTGGTGATGTTGTTATTAGGTGCTTTTACAAAATCAGCGCAATGGCCATTCCACTTTTGGCTACCTAAAGCAATGGCAGCACCTACACCCGTAAGTGCGTATTTACACTCTGCTACGATGGTAAAAGCAGGTATATTTCTTCTTTTACGCTTTACACCTATCTTAGGATATAGTGATTTTTATACGTATACTGTAACGTTTGTTGGACTGATTACAATGATATATGGTTCGTTTACGGCAATTCGACAAGTAGACTTAAAGGGAATTTTAGCATATTCGACAATTAGTCAACTTGGAATGATTATGTCTATGGTTGGTTTAGGTGGAGGCATAGCTAAGGTAACGCATGATGGAATGGCGGAAGCCTATGCTTTTGTACTCTTTGCTGCTATTTTCCATTTGTTCAATCATGCATTGTTTAAAGGTGCATTGTTTATGGGAGTAGGGTTGATTGATCATGAAACAGGTACAAGGGATATTCGCTATTTAGGTGGTCTAAAGCGTCACTTACCCCTCACAATGGTAGTGATGTTGATGGCATCATTATCAATGGCAGGTGTGCCACTACTTAATGGCTTTATTAGTAAAGAAATGTTTTTTGATAGCCTCGTGCATGCTTACGAATTAAGTGCATTCAACAAAATGATTACGGTGATCATTGCTGTGATTGGAGTTATAGCAAGTATTTTCACTTTTGTGTATGCATTGCATATGATTAAAGCAACATTTTTTGGAGAAGGTCAGACTAAGCAACACTTACATGAACCTAAGTTATTTATTTTACCTGCAGTTGTATTAGCGGCTTTATTACCTATTATATTTGTAGTTCCTGACTGGATAGGTGAAAACTTAATTAAACCCGCCTTTACAAGTGTTGTGGCAAATGAAAAGGTCGTACAATTTGCACCACATTTAGCTGTATGGCATGGCATTAATTTACCGTTGATACTCAGCAGTATTGTCATTATGATTGGACTTATTGTATTAATGCGCTTAGATTTATCACGCTATTTTTCTATTAAAGAAAATAAATGGTCTATACCTAGATTGTTCGATAATTCATGTCGTTCGATTGAGTCATATTCAGGATGGGGATTACGTACATTAATGAATAATCGACTTAATTCGTATATTATCGTTACTTTTATTATTTATTTTGTGATTAACCTTTATGCACTGAGTCGCGTAGGCATACCAGAGCTGTACCGAATCGAAGTAACGGATTATCATATTTTTCACGTTTTATTACTTATAACTGTTGTTGTTATTGGAGTAGCACTTATCTTCATTCGACAAAGATTGACGATGGTCATCTTAACAGGTGGTATAGGTTATGCTGTGACGTTGTTTTTCATTTTAATGCGTGCACCGGATTTGGCATTAACACAACTTGTAACAGAAACCATTACAACTGTACTATTTATCGTAAGTTTTTCAAGACTTCCTAATATTCCAAGAGGACAGTTTAATATAAAACGAGAATCCGTCAAAATTATAATTTCATTGATGACTGCATTAACAGTTATAAGTTTGATTTTTATGGTTCAGCAAGCTGATGCGCTAGAAACCATCTCAGTTTACTATCACGATGCTTATGAAAAATCAGGTGGTAAAAATATTGTGAATGCTATTTTAGGTGATTTCCGAGCACTAGATACAATGGCAGAAGGACTGGTATTAATTATTGCAGGTTTAGGTATTTATACATTGCTTAATTATAGAGATAGGAGAGGTCAAGATGAAAGAGAATGA
- a CDS encoding Na+/H+ antiporter subunit E, with product MRQVGLNMMIAILWVLFQDEDAFRFPTFVVGYIIGLIIIYLLHKFFDQEFYPKKIWVSIKFLVIYLYQLITATFSIINYVLFRTHKMDPGLVRYETKLETDWAITFLTVMVIITPGSTVISVDRNPNIFLIHAIDLTEKERKNLLKSIKQYEELIVEVTK from the coding sequence ATGAGACAGGTAGGCTTGAATATGATGATTGCGATTTTATGGGTCTTGTTTCAAGATGAAGATGCCTTTCGTTTCCCAACATTTGTAGTAGGATACATTATAGGTCTGATTATCATTTATTTACTGCATAAGTTTTTTGATCAAGAATTTTATCCTAAAAAAATATGGGTATCCATCAAATTTTTAGTCATTTATCTTTATCAATTAATTACAGCGACATTTTCGATTATTAATTATGTCTTGTTTAGAACGCATAAGATGGACCCTGGTCTTGTACGGTATGAAACAAAACTTGAAACAGACTGGGCGATTACCTTTTTAACAGTTATGGTCATTATTACACCCGGTTCTACTGTGATTAGTGTTGATCGTAATCCTAATATATTTTTAATCCATGCGATAGATTTAACTGAAAAAGAACGTAAAAATTTATTGAAGAGTATTAAGCAGTATGAGGAACTCATTGTGGAGGTGACGAAATGA
- a CDS encoding SA0570 family protein, which translates to MKKFVSLFLIAGLILICPTTAQAMTGNSIQSVKALQAGDQVVEGVEIGQSMKDVFKEKGQGIHTMATYSDEQYYEYHTEQGLLRITANHDKANAKVIRISMSYNEPTGPSYRTVQKHLSSNAIQREHYNNITGNTGYIVDGKVSYQFTTKQPKDKKLKLYRIDIEA; encoded by the coding sequence ATGAAAAAGTTCGTCAGTTTATTCTTGATAGCGGGACTTATATTGATATGTCCAACAACTGCTCAGGCAATGACAGGCAATTCGATTCAATCAGTTAAGGCACTTCAAGCAGGCGATCAAGTGGTCGAGGGCGTTGAAATAGGGCAAAGCATGAAGGATGTTTTTAAAGAAAAAGGACAAGGTATTCATACGATGGCGACATACAGTGATGAGCAATATTATGAATATCATACGGAGCAAGGACTTTTACGTATTACAGCCAATCACGATAAAGCGAATGCCAAAGTCATACGTATTTCAATGAGCTATAATGAGCCTACGGGTCCATCTTATCGTACCGTTCAAAAACATTTAAGTTCAAATGCGATTCAGCGTGAGCATTATAACAATATTACAGGAAATACAGGTTATATTGTTGATGGCAAAGTTTCTTATCAATTTACAACAAAACAACCAAAAGATAAGAAATTAAAACTCTACCGCATTGATATAGAGGCATAG
- the mnhC2 gene encoding Na+/H+ antiporter Mnh2 subunit C — MNIILLIVIGFLVFIGTYMVLSRNLIRIVIGIAIFTHAGNLIIMSMGEYTIDKKEPLIVSGYENYVDPLLQAIVLTAIVIGFAITAFLLVLVYRTFKVTKEDEIDVLTGGEEDE, encoded by the coding sequence ATGAATATTATCTTACTTATTGTTATAGGATTTTTAGTATTTATTGGAACATATATGGTACTATCACGAAACTTAATCCGTATTGTGATAGGTATTGCGATCTTTACGCATGCAGGCAATTTGATCATTATGAGCATGGGGGAGTACACAATAGATAAGAAAGAACCGCTTATTGTATCAGGCTATGAAAATTATGTAGACCCACTACTTCAGGCAATTGTACTTACAGCAATTGTGATAGGCTTTGCGATTACAGCATTTTTACTGGTTCTCGTATATCGTACATTCAAGGTCACAAAAGAAGATGAGATTGATGTATTAACAGGAGGTGAAGAGGATGAATGA